From Patagioenas fasciata isolate bPatFas1 chromosome 23, bPatFas1.hap1, whole genome shotgun sequence:
ggctgctccttggaacacaaaccatgggctgatccagctccctctgggtgacctcttgcaccacagcactgcccttccactgacatttcttactcctcatatccaatcctcaccttccaaattgcactttgcattttttttttctctcttctgctttttccaactaccatggaaagctcagccgcttcagaaactgaccttcatgcagggaacccaacccattaggcttcttgtcgTCTTTTACCTGAGCTCACCATGATCTTGTAAATCCCACGAGTGGTGCTGGccattcagcttctctgacagacacgaccatgttcctgctgctgtcccgtcatgttctcaggtgggatggacatgagaacccatctccaaggcgtctcctacccatctcctgggtagggcctgtgggcaattaggcagaggttctttcccagccatgtccctgctgctgggctgtcacctccagagacagaactgacctcactgtccccttcacagtcccATGATGCTTACtggtttatgagtttctgagactcaactgacctcataataccacacccattcATCTCCCtacttagcacccaggacctgaccaagactgaagcgtgttctacacagtcctacacctgcccctctttcccacaggctgcagacacccatctcacttcctcaccttgttcagatttgtcaaatatattttctactaacactgtgagtgaaaagcactcctcactggaactgctgtactTCCAGTAACACCTTCTGTATCCCCTCTtctgcccttctttttttttttttttttttccctaccttttctctctccagaaacctctccaaggcaaaaattctgtcaaatcacagaataactcaggtttgcagagagcccttgtctcactctcctgctcatgacaggtgaaccacgtcaggttgctcaaggcctccacccaggtttgcatcatcctcaaaggcactgggAGTTCAATcagttacatcataggaggggagaataaagatgttcaacagtgttccccaagtgctggtcactgagagatgacaccagtaactggctgcacggaggactttggaccactgatgatatttgggttTGATGGTTCagacaacttcccacccagcatccacttcttgagccccatcagcaccactctggccagaaggagaccatggctgagccttgcaaacaccctgtacacaacatgcctttcttttccctgtctatttgggttcagcagtcccttccttgtccttcacattcctggcaatggctgcaggagaacatgtcccatccccttcccagggagggaggtagggtggccagcctgttattctccccgttcctattcctgctcttcttgaagatggatttgagatctgtgttttctaaggaccccagaatctttctggtttctatggcacttttgagagcacaatcaggaatcacgggcaagggtgacatagcagacagaagcacttgcaatgatcctgtccaaggcagctgagatcagtcTCACTGATGCattggggtttgttcctggactcACACatagaaatatcagggttctgtcgggtgtccacatctgagctggcctcatggactccttctgcacccagggatgctcagagacagagtctgtcccttttacacacagaggcaggagtcacagtgtccctctggcctcctgttgccactcacaaaggacaggagacatctCAACACTGCACTGTGTCACTCTTctctgcactcatctgggatGTCCCATGGCAGAAAGAATGGACACAGGACCTCAGctgaaggaagcacatcccagtactacattcaggcagttaacaatgggatgttactttCATCACGAAGTAACCTCAAGATCTTCTCTGAACCACAGGCCCTCATGGAACCCCAAAGAACAGTTgacggtgtttgtgctcacttgggttcatgtcacctcacgtacatggtgtGTGTGCTCACATCTCATTTGTACAATACAATCTCAGACTGCTGACCTTCTTATTAAGTGTCTCTCCATGGAAGGAAGAACAATctttgtgggtgagaggccagtgctggaaatggtggttgtgaggggacagtgcatggtgattgacctgaggctccttccgtgtggtttccagtgcacaggggcacagcccagcccctgctctgctggtcctgcaggtctctggcaggaggcctggctgtgagaggacactgctgtaccagccctgcacacacacactggtcAGCTGAACAACGGTGTTTCATATGTAGGTCACTTTCTTGGGGATGTGGTTGGGAGAAACTTtgcaagaagacctaaaccttcagtcacagccttgaggagatcaccttcctatctggaaaggctgttgtgaggccagctctgtcacagcagtgcccattgcctgtccctgcctgcgctcacagcgctgacacacagcaggacggggaccaagctgccagagcactcaggccttgcaccaacacaagggatgagaaggagagtgtgggagtggaaccagaacagctctggaagaacaagcgctggtgctccctgtcaGAGCTGCATTGCTGGACTCTTTTCTCTTCCATCCATGGACACAGGAAccatccctgcagctccagaaagttcTTGGAGAAAGCATGTCAACtaaaaaatttggtgaaggaccctttattttgcttaaacacagagagcacaattcctcactgacacagccactcagtgtgaaaagaaaagcaagcGGTGAATTCCATagggaattaaaatattatcATAATAACAAAAGCACAACTAGAGACAGAAAAACCTTCACACTTGATGAATCTGCAAGGTGTTACAttataactcttatatagaagaagacagaggcagtttatatcttcaaaagaaatgcagtcatcagtttccacagggcatccttgagctcctggttcctcatgctgtagatgagggggttcactgctggaggcaccactgagtacagaatgGCCATTGTCAGGTTCacggatggggaggagatggagaggggcttcaggtaggcaaacataccAGTGCTGATGAaaagggagaccacggccaggtgagggaggcaggtggaaaaggctttgtgccgtccctgctcagaggggatcctcagcacggccctgaagatctgcacataggacaccacaatgaacacaaaacacccaaatgctgctAATATACAAATCACAAGAAGTCCAATTTCCCTGAGATAGgaatgtgagcaggagagcttgaggatctgggggatttcacagaagaactggtccagggcattgcccttgcacaggggcagtgaaaatgtattggccgtgtgcagcagagcactgagaaacccagtggcccaggcagctgctgccatgtggacacaagctctgctgcccaggagggtcccgtagtgcaggggtttgcagatggcaacgtagcggtcgtaggacatgacagtgagaagatacaactctgctgaaatgaaaaagacaaagcaaaacagttgggcagcacatcccatataagaaatggccctggtgttccagagggaattggccatggacttggggagactggtggagatggagcccaggtcaaggagggcgaggttgagcaggaagaagtacatgggggtgtggaggtgctggtcccaggctatggtggtgatgatgaggccgttgcccaggagggcagccaggtagatggccaggaagagccagaagtgcaagagctgcagctcctgcgtgtctgtgaacgccaggaggaggaactgggtgatggagctgctgttggacatttgctgtctgtgggcatgaggacgtgtgcaaggaggaaaagacagtgatagtttagatgagactcctctgggagaaaccaaagccatttcccacggaccctcccacaaagagacccatttttttctttttccaggagaatgtcttggctggagccctcgtcggtcctggatgagtgtgcaatgaagagcagggtctctgcccaggggctcttgagcagtcagcctgaccctgtgtgattgggtgggcaggggccagtcctggggttcagctttgtcagctggaaccgctcctggtgcagaagggactgtcagcatctgtacccccaggcctgagaaactgagttggagaggtttggtgtttgtacagctccttctgccctcccaccctggggagtgttgttgggtgtcagaagccctcagcatttctggtgcactcagggagaacagagcgagtcctgtgagaccagaggatgcctgtgggtcagtgcagagtgagggcagctgctctgtccctctgtcctgctccagctgccctgggctggcacctttctgacatGGGGACtcatcacactcccatgttaccctgaaaagtcagcagacactgctgagagcacagggatccacctcagaccatgaaatgtctcaccctttcctaaggtctcagctccccacgtttagcccaagacacacacggctcagtccccagccccacagactgcattgcctacaccccacaggtcagagcaaagctgggacacgtgttcccatggacacacctgcaggaaaggacccacaagatcagactgtgactctgcagctgaaactgccatccccagagagcctgacagcaagaacaagaccccaacagcagtgacccagagcaggggagcaagaaggacaatgcggtgagggtgggtgtgagagaggccagggcagaggcagccgggcactcagacagcgtcacccttccccagctgtgcagccacctcccagacaccaacattgccgggcagctgctctcagcccctgtgctctgcagaggaactggagctctggctgcacaggagctgctccatgccttggagcccccggccctgagggcagaggctttgctgggtgggacaggaggccagggggctgctcacaggagggatctgcactgcaggggatcacagggacttttctctgttctccctcccataacaattccaggtttagtttcctctcatttctgatcatttccctgctgtctggagattctccccctgggaggtgtttccctgtccatgtctcttccctgccagtgctcacagaccccatcccaccctctgtgccctccccctggccctacagatcctgcctgttcacagggcactgcctgggggcatcttcctgtttgcaggttggaaaacaggtcaggtcagactaaggctgaggggtccagcaaaggtgatgcaggtgctgtgcacaggcagaggggtggtgaagggatgttatgagccttctggcagatgtactgattaCTCAGAGTTGTGGTTCgagagtctcagtgacttgtgaGCTCCTTTTTCATTTATCCTTTCCTCCCATCCTGCACAGTCATGGAAGAGAAAATTGAAAGGACAGacccaggaaagctccttatctttgTAGTAATACCtgtatagatcttctctttgaaacctccaattggaagcagtctggagggagctggatctgtgagcagccctgacccatggagaacccagcagcagaaggaccctgccctgctggggctcGTTCCTTCCCCCCAGagtttctcccctcagtgttgttgggctctccccaggcaggctgagcactgaccctggcaggcggcagagtccctgccccggcacagccctggggtgcagggaccctgctctgcaggacagccctgggcacccctgcctgcacatttacaattACACCCCACAACCATTCTTGGGAGAACGCAgctttcacgtcttgtcactttgacagtgcagaaggcaatccctgctctgcagctcatcctccctctgcatcagagaatctctgagagttgtacttacatctctcgcaggctctgcaatgtgacagctttctgagatcctaccaagatttgcagatgcaatgccctgcagccacaggcttcatatctgtgaacatttcatttccagtgatctctcagcatcctcccaccccagcctgtgtttccttctctctgcctggctcctgtgccttcggtgctgcaggcagagccctcagccctgctgcgctgtgcagaggagctgctcctgggcagagctgtctctctgcagcgctgccgcttgccaggagctccctctgtcccaggagcccagcccagctcagcagcacaggagcagcccatgatgtccctttctctgtcccctctgggctccctccacatgcctctggggctccaggggaacaacttcaaagttgaagtaatcagtgatgttgattctctctgctctgaacagacacttctttacagcactgtatatttagttttaaaaaataaagcactatgagaatcatattttcttgtcccatcattaggcaggacaccaggaatcttacagcaaagtatctaattcctcaaagctagaggaggaatatcttcagttgaatgagttaaggcattgtattctggttttatatcctatgtctagagagacattcatcaatctttggccatgtcatgtctgtgctctgagacaaagcctttgcacacatggactcttggacacttggtaccaggtttcctgtggcaggtcagagctgggctggtgccacagctggggtggtccagcccagatgtgaggcaatggcctcagccagggacctgcctggggagctggagctgtcagtgctgcagacagagctgtgacacgggtggaatgaactgccaggcagggtggcagaagtgagctcatctggtctgcaaggacagcagcctccaagcacagaacagcccagatcagaactcagtctggacctctaaggcaattcaagggcccataatgagctgttactactgcaggaacagttaaaggagaaagaaacacactTTGTAGCCACTGATTAATGCAGTAAGGGAAAGTGTATTATTTGTGTCTCTTATCCTCCATCTTCATCAGCAAGATCtctcaggcctctgtgactggagacagaacaaccagcagtggatgggatcaAGTCATGGGCCACTGgatctaacacaatcctttccagtctatgggacagcaggggcagcatcccaggagctgagacagcaggacgatgtcacagggaggccactctgcaccatcttggaaagctcatggagactggggggactccctgaccactggcagctctcacacagtgtgtgcacttttcaaaatggccaatgggtgagcaggggaactaagggctgtgccccagaacatgtccactgggaccccatttctgggtgtctggaagagaaggtgacggggtttacccagggcaggttctgcctgtccatcctctttgttttctgtgaggaaaggacagggtttggatgtgggcagagcaggggtggtctgttacctggaactCAGcaaggcagccaggccagtgcaggtgattcagattcctctagaattccatatctcaaaaatttttcaattagaggcactattcctaacctagcttctagtttcagtgggtactgcctcaactgtactggcctggcatcttcctttaattccacttttacgggctgggctgttttcgatttcccaggtgtgtcagtcgcccataccgtggggatcaccgcctcctccacagcttgtggtatttccactaccaggttttcttttaataactggatttgtcctaccttggattctggaattttcattaccaggtttccattctcgaatgttatcacagcatccaatttggtcaatacatcccgtcctagaagggaaactggacaatctggaacatataagaactcatgggttaattccttttctccaaaacacagatctaagggttgcaggaatggccgtacttcttccctcccttcggcaccaacaatcgttgtcgttttatgacctattgttccctgtaaggaatttagcacagaataagtagcccctgtatccactaaaaatctcacatcctggtcccccacgtgtattgtcaccaggggctccttattctgggtatctgttcttgtgctgccatatagtcagctgttattattattatactcccccaacaccacagtttgtattgcattccctgctgcacttggtacctgactcgtggagcccggacggttcgggcattcatttttccagtgtccttcctccttacaataagcacattgatttataccaagctttacaacaggtcttaaaggagttccctgaacattccgaaaaccgcgccctcggccgcctctggtTCCTCTAccacgggcttccattcctattcccctgccttgcccttggagcagggccaacaagtcttgctgagaacgcctcgactgttccttttctctattattataaactttccaggctgtttctaacataacatccagatctcatagttgtgccccctccagtttctgtaatttcttctgaatgtcatcctgagactgtcccaaaaagattaaagccaactggacccttgcttgttctgtttcaatatctaaatccgtatacttctttgcagtttcttttaacctttctaaaaaggttgaaggggattcgttcttttcctgcctaacattatacaattttgaccaattcatttgttttggcatagcagtctgaacaccgatcaataaccagtcctgatacctccggaggcgaagctgaccacccccagtattataatcccatcggggttcctcttttgggaaattctcatcaacattaccgcccactgttccattccgaatatcctcccttactctatctcttgctacccgtataaccatatccttttctgtagaatccatcaaagtgtcaagaatcacttgcaaatcatcccaatcaggattctgcgttttaattatcattttaattacccttgcaaccttgtctgggttttcccggtaaggaccagatgattgtttccagatcactaaatctcctggcgaaaatgggacttttacataaaccggctttccccccactcctaccgcttgtcgcaggggtgctattacatttgatggtccaccccccttttgggcttcctttcctctgttcctagttctgtgggatattggtgtggttgttactccttttacaccagctgctgcccccacatccccactgggatcaatatcactttcagtaagacgcacaggtgccaggggtttaaggggtttaggtgcagaaggttcagtttctgaaggcgcaacatcgagacacggcagatctaattttaaagcgttactgctactgttctctacagccaaacacgtcatgcatttctgttctgccatacagcccatacatttatcattagtaccgctcctccgcactaacattaacccacattccttcctccagtcctgtttttgtacaagatagaaaaagagatccacgtactgtacctcatcccatttaccttccctttgacaaaacctcattaattcaacaatagttccaggttctaaagtaccctctgGCGGCCACcgcacttcattaggcaagtcatactcaggccagcagtgagtacaatattcaattaatttctttttactcattgattgtccaaatccagcctccttccaatgtttcaacaaacagtccaatggtgacatctttgtattgctcatatcaacacaaaagggtaacacacagacgattaacacagaaaggtaacacacagataactttaccagaacagcagtaaagacggatcaaaccaccagtttcaacagcaaatacagatcaaattgctaaaactgtagaccaggtcctgaacagcacagataaccagatcaggtgagcgcaaataaccagaccaaaccaggtgccgagcctgtggcttaaataaccagaaccagaaccagatgccgaacctgcagaggtttccctctgtctaacggacggcggcctgggcaataccccgggagctccctgcccaaccgagcgtggcttttgccgcgtctgaccggcaggctaccaaatgcctgaccagcaggctacaggaccagaacagaaccagaccagatgggtacccaataatccaggtaaaacaacagataaagcaccttcttaccaatcagaggtccgtcgtgagcagcggagagccggtcgcgtcccatgcactccccaagaatacctcggtgccggctggagcaggatcgagacgcgatccatctcagcaatgcccgcgaggtcccatctgggtcgccaaaatgtcagcaatcaggacacacaaccacggacgtagttctatgcggtgctttatttcagcgctgggaaaccaggggttcgcacccaaagctggctttgaacagctgattcagaccataccttgttATACAAGTCGGTcatatacatattcattacacccctgacaaccattagcatacccacacctataataacacaaactttctatctaaaagatgctataattatcagttattttctacggtaccaactttaaaagaatatatcgtaaatctatgtccaccttaagaataaggctcggttacagttacctgccttgtaagaatataccataaatctatgtcagctttaagaacagagtttggttactgattacaagagttctatggctacagggttggttgccatcctaatattaatccaactgtaacagatccagcgatattcagggaagacccatcctgtcctgttccatggaaaaaaaacattttgtaaggttgattactatcactggGGTTCCCGCACCCCGGCTTTTGGGATCCGGCGCTCGGACAAaacccatccccacccctgcaggaaacaccgagagcgcggctgcagcacgttagcgccccaaaacccccaggctgccccatagacaccctagaGATCCCCCCAGGGAACTggccatgggcttggggacagcgaagcggggacggaaagagccgaagtaaggacggaaagagctgaagccgaaggcgcagggcggagagagatgaagaggggacggaaagagccgaaggcggcgAGGCTGGAAAGAGCCGAAGCgcgtacggaaagagccgaaggcgcagggcggagagagacgaa
This genomic window contains:
- the LOC136111116 gene encoding olfactory receptor 14A16-like, with translation MSNSSSITQFLLLAFTDTQELQLLHFWLFLAIYLAALLGNGLIITTIAWDQHLHTPMYFFLLNLALLDLGSISTSLPKSMANSLWNTRAISYMGCAAQLFCFVFFISAELYLLTVMSYDRYVAICKPLHYGTLLGSRACVHMAAAAWATGFLSALLHTANTFSLPLCKGNALDQFFCEIPQILKLSCSHSYLREIGLLVICILAAFGCFVFIVVSYVQIFRAVLRIPSEQGRHKAFSTCLPHLAVVSLFISTGMFAYLKPLSISSPSVNLTMAILYSVVPPAVNPLIYSMRNQELKDALWKLMTAFLLKI